In one Columba livia isolate bColLiv1 breed racing homer chromosome 23, bColLiv1.pat.W.v2, whole genome shotgun sequence genomic region, the following are encoded:
- the LOC102084240 gene encoding feather keratin Cos1-1/Cos1-3/Cos2-1-like, with translation MSCCNPCVPCQPCGPTPLANSCNEPCVRQCQSSNVVIQPSPVVVTLPGPILSSFPQNTVVGSSTSAAVGSILSCEGVPINSGGFDLSCITSRYCGNRCRPC, from the coding sequence ATGTCCTGCTGCAACCCATGcgtgccctgccagccctgtggcccAACCccactggccaacagctgcaatgagccctgtgtcaggcagtgccagAGCTCCAATGTCGTCATCCAGCCGTCCCCCGTAGTGGTGACCctgcctggccccatcctcagctccttcccacagAACACCGTtgtgggctcctccacctccgctgctgttggcagcatcctGAGCTGTGAGGGAGTGCCCATCAACTCTGGGGGCTTTGACCTCTCCTGCATTACCAGCCGCTACTGTGGCAACAGATGCCGACCCTGCTAA